One genomic segment of Mycolicibacterium chubuense NBB4 includes these proteins:
- a CDS encoding FAD-dependent oxidoreductase — translation MTRRGQHAVVLGASMAGLLTARVLTEFYDHVSLIERDELDDSAAPRRGVPQSRQPHLLLARCGLILEELFPGITADLVAGGAHEWRDGDLSRFHAHFGGHLLARDGRIPDPGSVVNYFASRAFLESHVRRRVLALPTLTLMDRHDIDSLVCRGCAVTGVRVTSRADRATRDIDADLVVDATGRGSRTPAFLEQMGYPRPREDHLAVNVCYVSMPVRIPDGALHEYLIVDLFKPGKPRGFAMLRCENDTWIAAIGTLGKDVEAPASAAELMAFAEPLMPPHVFAAIKAGEPLDDVALHRFPANRWRRYDRMVRFPAHLLVTGDAVCSFNPIYGQGMTVAAVEVMTLRGCLRRSGTDLPRRFHRAAAKTVAVAWRTAVGSDLSLPEVEGPRTLSARLSNGYVDRVLRAAETDPWVAQQFFQVTGMLSPPAVLFRPAMLRRLAGAATRRPDTVRPVDVGATA, via the coding sequence ATGACCCGACGTGGCCAACACGCGGTGGTGCTCGGTGCGAGCATGGCCGGACTTCTCACTGCACGGGTGCTCACCGAGTTCTACGACCACGTGAGCCTGATCGAGCGCGACGAACTCGACGACAGCGCGGCACCGCGCCGCGGCGTACCGCAGAGCAGGCAGCCGCACCTCCTCCTGGCGCGTTGTGGGCTGATCCTGGAGGAATTGTTCCCCGGGATCACCGCCGATCTCGTCGCCGGCGGCGCGCACGAGTGGCGCGACGGCGACCTGTCCCGGTTCCACGCTCACTTCGGTGGTCACCTGCTCGCGCGGGACGGCCGGATCCCGGATCCCGGTTCGGTGGTCAACTATTTCGCCAGCCGCGCATTTCTGGAGAGCCATGTGCGTCGCCGCGTTCTCGCGCTGCCCACGCTGACTCTGATGGACCGGCACGACATCGACTCGCTCGTCTGCCGCGGTTGTGCCGTGACCGGGGTGCGGGTGACCAGTCGCGCCGACCGTGCCACCCGTGACATCGACGCCGACCTCGTCGTCGACGCTACTGGGCGCGGCTCGCGCACACCGGCGTTTCTCGAGCAGATGGGTTATCCGCGACCGCGCGAAGATCACCTCGCTGTCAACGTCTGCTACGTCAGCATGCCGGTGCGCATTCCCGACGGCGCCCTCCACGAATATCTGATCGTCGATCTGTTCAAACCGGGCAAGCCGCGCGGGTTCGCGATGTTGCGGTGCGAGAACGACACGTGGATCGCAGCGATCGGGACTCTCGGCAAGGACGTCGAGGCGCCCGCGAGCGCGGCAGAGCTGATGGCGTTCGCCGAGCCCCTGATGCCGCCGCACGTCTTCGCCGCGATCAAAGCCGGCGAGCCGCTCGATGACGTTGCGCTGCACAGGTTCCCGGCCAACCGGTGGCGGCGTTACGACAGGATGGTGCGTTTCCCAGCGCATCTTCTGGTCACCGGCGACGCGGTCTGCAGCTTCAACCCGATTTACGGCCAGGGGATGACGGTGGCGGCCGTCGAGGTGATGACGCTGCGCGGGTGCCTGCGCCGCAGCGGGACGGACCTGCCCCGGCGGTTTCACCGGGCCGCGGCGAAGACCGTTGCGGTGGCATGGCGCACCGCAGTCGGGTCCGACCTGTCGCTGCCCGAAGTCGAAGGGCCGCGGACACTATCGGCGAGATTGAGCAACGGCTACGTGGACAGGGTGCTGCGCGCGGCCGAGACCGATCCCTGGGTCGCCCAGCAGTTCTTCCAGGTCACCGGGATGCTGAGCCCTCCGGCGGTGCTGTTCCGGCCCGCGATGCTGCGGCGCCTCGCCGGCGCCGCGACGCGCCGGCCGGACACCGTGCGGCCCGTCGACGTCGGCGCTACGGCATGA